The sequence ACGGTGGCCTGGGAGCCGGAGGATCGGGATTTCATCGGCCGCAAGGCGCTGGTGGCGCAGAAGGAAGCCGGCCCCCGTTACAAGTTCGTGGGCTTGATCCTGGAAGGTCGTGGCGTGTTGCGCGCCCATCAGCCCGTGCACAGCGAGGCGGGTGAAGGTGAGACCACCAGCGGCAGTTTCTCGCCCACGCTGGAGCGTTCCATCGGTCTGGCCCGCGTACCCGTGGATTGTGGCGAGCAGGTGGAAGTGGAGATTCGAAACCGCAAGGTGCCGGCCCGCGTCGTGCGGCCGCCCTTTGTCCGACAGGGCGAGATCAAGGTCGCCCTCTGACACGACGGCTCCGGTCGTCACTCTTGCATCCTTATCGAAAAAGGGAGACAGGCAAATGAGCAATGTGCCCGCGGAACTCAAGTACACCAAAAGCCACGAATGGGTACGGCTGGAAGATGATGGCAGCGTGACCGTCGGTATTACTGATCACGCCCAGGCCGCCCTGGGGGATCTGGTCTACGTGGAAGCCCCGGAAGTCGGTCAGAGCTTCGGCGCCGGCGATGCCTGCGCGGTGGTGGAATCGGTCAAGGCCGCCTCTGACATCTACAGCCCGGTGGCCGGTGAAATCATCGAGGCCCATGATGTGCTGGCCGATGAACCCGAGCACGTGAACGAAGACCCCTATGGCGAAGGCTGGCTCTTCAAGCTGCAGCCGGAAAACGCCGATGACCTGGGCGATCTCCTGGACGCCGCCGGCTACCAGAAGGTCATCGACGAAGAGTAAAGGAACCGCTGATGGGCACTCTGGCGTATTCAGTTGGCATTCAGCAACGCTGCTTCTGCGTTGCGGCCCTTGCCCGTAGCGCTGCTACTGTGCTGCGGACCGCGCCTTGAATCAGCGCCGCTGAATGCCAACTGAAAGCCCCAGCGCACCCATCAGCGGTTCCAGCAATGGAAGCCCACCAGCGGGTTACTACTGTGGTTTCTGAGTGGGTTCGGTTTTTTTTCTTTCATTTGAGAACTGGATAACGGCGATGCCTTTCATTCCCCATACCGAGAACGAGGTCAAGGAAATGCTCGACGCCATTGGCGTTGACAGCATTGAGACCCTGTTCGATGAAATCCCCGCCAACCTGCGCATTCACGATCTACCGGGTGTGCCGGACTCGCTGAGCGAGATGGCCATCAGCCGCCTCATGCATGAGCGGGCCGGGCGTGACGGGCAGCCTGCCTGCTACATCGGTGCCGGTGCCTACGAGCACCACATTCCGGCGGCGGTATGGGAAATCACCACCCGTGGCGAGTATTACACCGCCTATACGCCCTACCAGGCCGAGGCCAGCCAGGGCACCCTGCAACTGATCTACGAATATCAGTCCATGATGACCCAGCTGACCGGCATGGAGGTCTCCAATGCCTCCCTGTACGACGGGGCCTCGGGTCTCGCGGAAGCCTGCCTGATGGCCGTGCGGGCCAATCGCAAGTCCAAGTCCCGCCGCATTCTCATGCCCACGGCCGTGCATCCGCTCTACCGGGAAGTGACCCATGCCATCGCCGGCAGCCAGAAGCTCGATTTCCAGGATGTGCCTTACTGCGCCGAATCCGGCACCACCCTGCTGGATGGCTACAAGCGCTTCGAGGGCGAGGACATCACCGCCGTGGTCATTCCCCAGCCCAACTTCTTCGGCAAGCTGGAAGAAGTGAACGCCATCACCGACTGGGCCCATGCCCAGGGCGCGCTGGTCATCGGTGTGGTCAACCCCACCAGCCTGGCCATCATCGAGCCCCCGGGCAACTGGGGTGAGCAGGGTGCCGACATCGTGGTGGGTGAGGGTCAGCCCCTGGGTGTGCCCCTGTCCTCCGGCGGTCCTTATTTTGGCCTGCTCTGCTGCAAGCAGAAGCATGTGCGCCAGATGCCGGGTCGCATCGTGGGTCGTACCGTGGATGAAGAGGGCAAGGAAGGTTTTGCCCTCACCCTGCAGCCCCGTGAGCAGCATATTCGCCGTTCCAAGGCCACCTCCAACATCTGCACCAACCAGGGCCTGATGGTGACGGCGGCTACCATCTACATGGCGCTGCTGGGGGCCGAAGGCCTGGCCCGCGTGGCGGCCACCAGTCACCAGCGCACCCGCCAGCTGGTGGAGGCCCTGTGCGAGCTGGACGGCATCGAGCCGGTCTTCGACGGCCCCTTCTTCCATGAAGCCGCCATCCGCCTGGATCGGCCGGCCGAGAAGGTACTGGCCGCCCTGGCCGAGCGTGACATTCTCGGTGGTCTGTCGCTGAAGGACTGGTACCCGGAACTGGGCGAGACGGTGCTGCTGTGCGCCACCGAAACCAAGACCGAGGACGACATCCGCGCCTACCGCGATGCCATGAGTGAAGTGCTGGCATCGGTGAAGGCCGCCTGATTTCTCCGCAAGCGAAACAAGACCAAGGAGGCAGTGGCATGGCGACGATTACTCTGCAGGGCAAGGAAATTCATACCATCGGTGATGTACCGGCGGTAGGGAGTGCGGCACCCGATTTCAGGCTGGTCGCCGGTGATTTTTCCGATCGTAGCCTGAAGGATTTTGCCGGCAAGAAGAAGGTGCTGAACATCTTCATCAGTCTCGCCACGGGTATCTGCGCGGAATCAACACGCAAATTCAACCAGTTTGCCTCCGAGCATCCGGATACGGTCATGTTGATGATCTCCGGTGATTTGCCCTTTGCCTCCGGTCAGTTCTGCAAGGACGAGGGCCTGGATAATGTCATTACCCTGTCGATGATGCGCAACAAGGATTTCGGTCGGGATTATGGTGTGCTGATGACGGATGGCCCCAGTGAAGGCCTGACAGCTCGTGCTGTCGTGGTTCTGGATGAAAACGACAAGGTTCTGCATGCCGAACTGGTGCCGGAAATCGCCCAGGAACCGGATTACGAAGCGGCCCTGAAAGCATTGGGCTGAGCACTGTCTTGAAACATCATGGCCAGTGCCCGGCATTGGCCTGTCAATGAGAACTGGAAGCAGACGACTATGCTGATTTTCGAACATGCCCGTCAGGGGCGCCGCGCCTACGCCCAGGCCCCCGCCGAGAAGCCGGCCATTGATGACATTCCGGAACAGTTCCGCCGCAAGGAGGCCCCGGAGCTGCCGGCGGTGTCCGAGCTGCAGGTGGTGCGTCACTACACCCGTCTGTCCCAGAAGAACTTCTCCATTGACACAAACTTCTATCCCCTGGGTTCCTGCACCATGAAGTACAACCCGAGGGCCTGTAACACCCTGGCCATGCTGCCGGGCTTCCTGGCTCGTCATCCCCTGGGGCCGGAAGGTCACGGCCAGGGTTTCCTGGAATGCATGCATGATCTTCAAGGTATTCTGCAGGAAGTCACGGGCATGGCCGGTGTCTCGCTGACGCCCATGGCGGGTGCCCAGGGCGAGTTCGCCGGGGTGGCCATGATCAAGGCCTATCATGAGTCTCGTGGTGATCATGAGCGTGACGAAATCATCGTCCCCGATGCTGCCCATGGCACCAATCCGGCCACGGCGGTGATGTGTGGCTGCAAGGTGCGGGAGATCCCCACCGGAAAGGACGGCGACGTGGACCTGGATGCCCTGCGTGAAGTGGTGGGGCCGAAGACCGCCGGCATCATGCTCACCAACCCCAGCACCGTGGGTGTTTTCGATCGCAAGATCGAGGAAATGTCGAAGATCGTCCACGAGGCCGGTGGCCTGCTTTACTACGATGGCGCCAACCTCAATGCCATTCTCGGCAAGGTGCGCCCGGGCGACATGGGCTTCGATGTCATCCACATGAATCTGCACAAGACCTTCTCGACCCCCCATGGTGGTGGTGGCCCGGGCAGCGGCGCCATTGGTGTCTCCAAGCGCCTGAAACCCTTCATGCCCGGTCCCATCGTCATGAAGGACGGTGAAGCTTTCCGCTGGAGCAACAAGGACGAGCTGCCCAACAGCATTGGTCGTCTGTCCGCTTTCATGGGCAATGCCGGTGTGCTGCTGCGGGCCTACATCTATGCTCGCCTGCTGGGCCGCTCCGGCATGCAGCGGGTGGGTGAGTACGCCACCCTGAACGCCAATTACCTGATGGTGAAGCTGCGTGAAGCCGGTTTCGATCTGGCTTATCCGGAACGCCGCGCCAGTCACGAGTTCATCGTGACCCTCAAGCGCCAGGCCAAGGAAACGGGCGTGATCGCCACCGACTATGCCAAGCGCCTGCTGGACTTCGGTTTCCATGCGCCGACCATGTACTTCCCCCTGCTGGTGCCCGAGTGTCTGCTCATCGAGCCCACTGAAAGTGAAGCCAAGGAAGAGCTGGACGGCTTCGTGGCGGCCATGACCGCCATCAAGCGTGAGGCCGAGACCGAGCCCCAGACCGTGAAGGGTGCCCCCTACACCTTGCCGGTGAAGCGTCTGGATGACGTCAAGGCGGCCAAGGAACTGGATCTGGCATGGCGGAAGGCCAACGCGGCCTGAACACGGCCCCATCTGAAACATCATTCGCGCCGGGGCGCGGGGTTGCCGGGAATGAGTGCATGACCCGGTGATCTCGCGCCCCGCTTGTTTGCAACAGCCCATTTCGAAAATTAAATCGGGAGATATGCAATGACGGCTCTGGTCTGTGGTTCCTACGCCTACGACACCATCATGGTCTTCGACGGTCGCTTCAAGGATCAGATCATGCCCGACCGGGTTCACATGTTGAACGTGGCTTTCCTCGTGCCGCGCCTGCGCCGGGAGTTCGGTGGCACGGCCGGCAACATTGCCTACAACCTGAAGCTGTTGGGGGGGGATGGTATTCCAATGGCTACCGTGGGTGAGACGGATTTTCTCCCCTATGAAGGCTGGCTGGAAGAGCAGGGCATTGACGATCGATATGTGCGTCGCGTGCCCGGTGAGTATACCGCTCAGGCCTACATTACCACTGACATGGATGACAACCAGATCACCGCCTTTCACCCCGGTGCCATGAACCAATCCCACAGCCAGGCGGTGCCTGCCGATGCCGGCATTACTCTGGGCGTGATTGCCCCGGATGGTCGCGACGGCATGCTACAGCACGCCGAGCAGTTTGCCGAAGCCGGCATTCCCTTTCTCTTTGACCCCGGCCAGGGCCTGCCCATGTTCAATGGCGAGGAACTGCTGGCTTTCGTCGACAAGGCCAAATGGGTGGCAGTGAACGATTACGAGGCCGGAATGCTCGAAGATCGTACGGGCCTTGATCGTGACGCCCTGGCCGAGCGGGTGGAGGCGCTGATCATTACCCGTGGTGCCGAGGGGTCCCTGATCCTGGCCAATGGCGAAACCCACGAAGTGGAGGCCGTGAAACCCGAGGCGGTCAACGACCCCACCGGCTGTGGCGATGCCTATCGCGCCGGGCTGCTGTTTGGCCTGATGAACGAGTTTGACTGGCTGACCACCGGACGCGTGGCCTCCTTGATGGGCTCGATAAAGGTGGCGGAACATGGAACGCAGAATCATCGCTTCGACCGGGATGAATTCCGTGCCCGCTTCCGCAAGGCATTTGGCTACGACTTTGGATGAACCGCTTGAGACCGGACAGGTGATGCATGCAGGCTGACATTCGCAGTTCTTCTTCCGTGTTTCTGGTACTGGCCCTGGTGACGGGGCTATTGCCGGCCACGGCGGCGGCGGACTGGGCCCAGACCCTGGAGCGGATTTCCTCCGGTGTGGTTCAGATCCGCGTGGATGCCCCTCGGCCTTTCGATACCGAGTGGGAGAACAGCACCGAGGCCACCGGCTTCGTGGTGGATGCGGAACGCGGCATCATCCTGACCAACCGTCATGTGGTGTACCCGGGGCCTGTGGTGGCCGAGGCGGTGTTTCAGAACTCCGAGGAGGTGGACCTGGTGCCCCTCTATCGCGATCCGGTGCATGACTTCGGTTTCTTCCAGTACGACCCCGGCAAGCTCCGCCATATCGAGCCGGTCAGCATTCCCCTGGTACCGGATGCGGCACGGGTGGGTGAGGAAATCCGCGTCGTCGGCAATGATGCGGGCGAACGCCTGTCCATTCTTTCCGGAACCCTGGCGCGCCTGGACCGGGAAGCCCCCAACTATGGCCGAGGCCGCTACAACGACTTCAACACGTTCTATTTCCAGGCCGCTTCCGGGACCAGCGGAGGCTCTTCCGGGTCACCGGTGATCGACCGGGAAGGGCGGGCAATCGCCCTCAACGCCGGTGGGCGCATCGATGCCAGTTCCAGCTATTTTCTGCCGCTGGATCGGGCCATTCGTGTGCTCGAGAAGTTGCGTAATGGCGAGAACGTGACACGGGGTACCTTGCAGACCACCTTCGTCAGGCAGTCCTTTGATGAACTGCGCCGTCTGGGACTGGATGAGGCGATGGAAAGCGCCGTTCGCATGAATTTTCCGGATCAGACCGGCATGTTGGTAGTGGATCAGGTGGTACCCGAAGGGCCGGCCCATGAAAGACTCCGTCCCGGCGATATTCTCCTGCGCATCGACGGCCGTCTGGTGACCCGATTCGTGCCCCTGGCAGAGATTCTGGATGAGCGGGTGGGGGAAACCCTGGCATTGGATATCCGGCGAGGCGAAGAGGAGATTCGGGTCGAATTGACCGTGGGCGATCTCAAGGCCATTACGCCGACGCGCTACGCCGAAGTCGGCGGTGCCGTTGTCAATCCGCTTTCCTACCAGCAGGCCCGCCACTTCAATCGCGCCCCGGGCGGTGTCTATGTCGCGTCGCCGGGCTTCATGTTCGGGCGCGCCGGGGTGCCTCGTGGCTCCATCATCCGGTCTGTCGGGGGCCAGCGAGTGGATACCCTGGACGATTTCCGGGCCGCCTTCGAGGCCCAGCCGGACGGCGCACGCGTGCCCGTGCGCTACACCCGCCTGGATGAGCCGCGTCGGGAAGTGCTGGCCACCATGAACGTGGATCGCACCTGGTTCCCGGCCCGACTCTGCAGCCTGGACAGTGCCACCGGCCAGTGGCCGTGCGAGGACTTTGCCGAGCCGCCGGAGAATCGAGCGTTCCAGGCCGGAACGGTTCGATTCGGCGACTACGGTGATGCGCGTGCCCAGCGTCTGTCGCGCTCCCTGGTCTGGGTCGAGTTCGATATGCCGTTCCGCGTCGAAGGCATGGACGGGGTGGGTTTCACCGGCACCGGCGTGGTGGTGGACGCCCGGGAAGGCCTGGTGCTGGTGGATCGTGCGGCGGTGCCCAGCCGCATGGGTGACCTGCGCCTGACCTTCGCCAGTTCCCTGGAGGTGCCGGGCGAAGTGGTCTTCCTGCATCCGCTGAACAATCTGGCGCTGATCCAGTATGACCCGGCCCTGCTGGTGGGTAGCGACGTGCGCTCGGCCACTTTCAATCCGCGGCGGCCACAGCCCGGTGATGAGCTCTGGGTGGTGGGGCATCGCCCCGATCAGAGTCTGGTCGCCCGCCGCACCGAGGCCGGTAGCATCGAGCCCCTGCGCCTGTCCCTGTCCTCCAGTTTCCGTTTCCGGGATGTGAATATCGATACCCTGTCCGTGGCCAATCCGCCCTCGGATGTGGGGGGTGTGCTGGCGGATCGCCACGGCCGTGTGCTGGCCCTGTGGGCCAATTACGGCAAGCAGGGGGCGCGTGGCGAAGCCTTCAAGGGGATTCCCGCCGATGTGATTCAGCATTCCCTGGCGCATGGTCGCAATGGCGAGGGGCTGCGATCCCTGGAAGTGGAGTTCCTGCTCATGCCCATGTCCAGCGCCCGCAAGCTGGGCCTGCCCGACAACTGGGCCAGCCGCCTTGCTGAACTGGAAGAGCGCCCCCGCGGGGTCCTGTCCGTGGAGCGCATCGTGGCCGGCGCACCGGCCGAGGATCGGCTGGAATCCGGTGACCTGCTGCTGGCGGTGGATGGGCGTGCGGTCAACGATTTCCACGCCCTGAACCAGGCCAGTCAGGCCGAAATCGTGCCCCTGACCGTGCTGCGGGACGGTGAGGTGCTGGAGCTGGAAGTACCCACCGTGCACCTGGACGGGCGCGGCATCGAGCGCATCGTGCAGTGGGCCGGCGCCACCCTGCATGAGCCACACCGGGCCATGGCCGCCCAGAGGGGCATTCCGCGGCGCGGCGTCTTCGTCTCCAATTTCAGCTACGGTTCACCGGCCAGCCGCCATGGCCTCAATCCGGGCCGCCGCATCATCGAAGTGGACGGTAAAACGGTCACGGATCTGGATGAATTCCTCGCCGCCGTGGCTGATCGCGAACACCGCAGCCCGGTGCGCCTGCGCCTGGAAGACTGGGACGGCAGCACTTCCGTCACGACCCTCAAGCTGGACAAGTACTTCTGGCCCACCAGCGAAATCAACCGCGACGACGGCCGCTGGCGCCGCATTCAGCACTGAAAACCGGGGAATGCGCCGCGAAATGGACGCGAAATACACGCAAAATCAAAAAAATGGTCACAGATGGACACAGATGAACACGGATGTTGTGGCCGTGCCAGACCGAAGGTCGCTAGCAAGCAATAGAGTTCGTCGATTGCCGGAACACTGTCCTGGAGCCACCTAACCCCAATCTGTGTCCATCTGTGTTTATCTGTGGCTATTCAATTATTTCGCGTTCATTTTGCGTGCATCTCGCGGCGCTTTCCCCGCCTTACCAGCTCGGCAGGACTCGGAAGAAGGCGGTCTTGAGGTAGGCGGTTTCGGGGATGGCCGGGTGAATGGGGTGATCCGGGCCCTGGCCGCCGATTTCCAGCAGCTGGGCGGCACGGTCCACGTGGCGGGCTGAGGCCTGGACGGTGCGAATGAGTTCGTCCCGGGGCATATGGGCCGAGCAGGAGGCCGAGACCAGGATGCCGTCCTTGGCCAGCACCTGCAGGGCGGCCTGGTTGAGTTGGCGGTAGGCCTTCTTTCCCTGCTTGATGTCCTTGCGGCGCTTGATCAGGGCGGGCGGGTCGCACACGATGACGTCGAACTTCTCGCCGTTCTGGCGCAGCTCCTTCAGCACCGCCATCACATCCCCTTCCAGGGTATTGACCGAGAGCCCGTTCAGTTCCGCATTGCGCTGAATGCCGGCGATGGCCGCCTCGGAGCTGTCTACGCAGAGTACCTCATCGGCCCCGGCATGAGCGGCGCGCAGGCCCCAGGCGCCAAGGTAGCTGTACAGGTCGAGGACGCGGGCGCCCTTGTCGACATAGGCGGGCAGGCGTTCCCGCAGGGGGCGCTGGTCGAAGAACCAGCCGGTCTTCTGGCCACCCAGGGGGTCAAGGCTGAAGCGGAGGCCGGCTTCCTCGATCTCCACCAGGCCGTCCAGTGCGCCGAATACGGTCTCCGGCGACTCCACCGGCAGGTTCTCCAGTTTTCGTACCGGGTTGTCGTTGCGGCTGACGATGGCCGAGGGCTGATACAGCTCCTCGATGGCCTGGTACACCTCGTCCCGGCGCACGTCCATGCCGGCGGTGCTCGCCTGCACGGCATAGACATCGCCAAAGCGCTCCACCACCAGGCCGGGCAGGCCATCCGCCTCGCCAAAGACCAGGCGGCAGGCGCCCTCGCCGTAGAGCTTCTTGCGCAGGCCGTGGGCGATATTCAGGCGATGCTTGATCAGGGACTTGTCCAGTTCCACATCGGTCTGGCGGCTGATCATGCGACCGCCGATCAGGGAGTGGGGATTTACATAGGCGGTGCCCATGGGCTTGCCGCCCTGGGCCAGCACGTTCACCAGCTGGCCCGGCTCGAAATCCGTCAGCCGGCAGGCCTCACTGTCGATCTCATTGCTGAAGATCCAGGCATGCCCCGCCCGAAGCCGCCGATCCTCATTCTTCTTCAGACGCAGTTCCGCATGGCCCATGGTCATCTCCCGCCGGGTGAAAGGCCGGCAATTCTAACACCCACGGGAAATGCGCCGCGAAATGGACGCGAAATACACGCAAAATTAAAAAAGCCACAGATGGACACAGATGAACACGGATGTTTTGGCCGTTCCAGGCCGAGGGTCTCTGGCACGCAATAGAGTTCGTCGCCTGCCGGAATACTGCCCTGAAGCCACCCGAACCCAATCTGTGTCCATCTGTGTTCATCTGTGGCTAATCAATCATTTAGCGTTCATTTTGCGTCCATTTCGCGGCGCTTTTAATCACCGGTTCTCAGGCCGGGCCGGTATCCGGTAATATACCGGCACCCCAGACCCGCCGGACTCAAGGGAGACCCCGCATGCATTACCCGGATATCGACCCGGTTGCCATTGAACTCGGGCCGATGGCCATTCACTGGTATGGCCTGATGTATGTCTTCGGGGTGGTGGGCGCCTGGTGGCTGCTGAGCCGTCGCCTGCGGCGGCCGGATGTGGGCTGGACCTCCAATGACCTGGCGGATCTGATCTTCTATGGGGTGCTGGGCATCATCATTGGCGGCCGTTTGGGTTACATCCTGTTCTACAACCTGGGCGCCTACATCGACGACCCCTCCCTGATTCTGCGCATCTGGCAGGGCGGGATGAGTTTCCATGGGGGGCTGCTGGGCGTCCTGGTGGCCTGCTGGCTGTACGGCCGCCGCTACCAGCGCCAGTTCTTCGATATTACCGATTTCATCGCCCCCGTGGTGCCCATCGGCCTGGGTCTGGGGCGGATCGGAAATTTCATCAACAGCGAGCTCTGGGGCAAGCCCACCGACGGGCCCTTCGGCATGATCGTCCATGGCGTGGCACGTCATCCCTCTCAGCTGTATCAGGCCGCTCTGGAGGGCCTGGTGCTGTTCGTGGTGCTCTTCTGGCTGTCCTCCCGCCCCCAGCCACGAATGCTGATTTCCGGCCTGTTTGCTCTGCTGTACGGCGTCTTCCGCTTCCTGGTGGAATTCGTTCGCATGCCGGACGAGCACATCGGCTACCTGGCCTGGGACTGGCTCACCATGGGGCAGGTGCTGTCCCTGCCGCTGATTCTGGTGGGCATTGCCCTGATCTATTTCTCACAGCGCCAGCGGGTGTACCCACCGAGCAAGGCGGATCGCAACATCGAGAGTGAATCATGAAGGCTTATCTGGATCTCATGCGCCATGTGCGTGAGCATGGTCAGCGCAAGGAAGACCGCACCGGCACCGGCACCCTGAGCGTGTTCGGTCATCAGATGCGTTTCAACCTGGCCGACGGTTTCCCGGCCGTGACCACCAAGAAGCTGCATTTTCGTTCCATCATTCATGAACTGCTGTGGTTCCTCAGTGGCGATACCAATATTCGCTACCTGCAGGAAAACAATGTCCGCATCTGGAACGAGTGGGCGGACGAGCAGGGTGACCTTGGGCCGGTGTATGGCTACCAGTGGCGTTCCTGGCCCACGGCGGACGGGCAGAGTATCGATCAGATCAGCCAGGTGATGGAGCAGCTTCGCCGTACCCCCGACTCCCGACGCATGATCGTCTCCGCCTGGAACGTAGGCCAGCTGGATCAGATGGCGCTGGCCCCCTGTCACGCCTTCTTCCAGTTCTATGTGGCCGACGGCAGGCTGTCCTGCCAGCTCTATCAGCGCAGTGCCGATATCTTTCTCGGCCTGCCCTTCAATATCGCCTCCTATTCCATCCTGGTTCACATGATGGCCCAGCAGCTGGATCTGGATGTGGGTGACTTCATCTGGACCGGTGGCGACTGCCACCTTTACCTTAACCACCTGGAACAGGCGGACGAACAGCTGAGCCGTCAGCCCCGCCCTCTGCCAAGTCTGCATATCGCTCGGCGGCCTGACAGCCTGTTCGATTATCGCTTCGAAGACTTCGAAATCCGTGATTACGATCCCCATCCGCACATCAAGGCGCCGGTAGCCGTCTGAGGGAACTTTGTCAGAGCCGGTGAGTCTCTTGTTGACAGGTGGCGCGGGCTTCGTATAATGCCGCCGGTCTTCAAGTGAAAGGAGGAACCCCCAGTTGGACGTTAGCAGTAGATGCCCGATCACGGGCAGGACAAGCTGAAGCCGCGAGGCCGTCTCACTGGAACTCCTTCCTGCTGACCGCTTCGCAGCTTCGCTGTGAAGCGGTCTAGCGTGAATCCCATCGCGAATCACTGCCGGCCTTCTGCCGGCCTCGCCAGATTCATCGCCAGCCCGTTTCTCTCAATGCAAACAGGTCTGCAAAGGCCAGGTTCGGCTCGTGTTCCTGAAATGGAAACACGATGCTGTTAGCCTGTATGCCATTGCGCTGATGTCTGTCAGCACTGTTTGCTCTGCTGTGCCTGTCGGTTATCGGGAAGTCGGTACCCTTTGAAACCGCCTGCATGGAGACAGGAGAGACCTATGCGCAAGGAAGTTATTCTGGGCGCGGCTTTTGGTGCCGCCCTTGCCAGCCCCTTCACTGCCAACGCTTCCGGTGGCCACTGGCTGGTGGATGATGCCGCCATTTTTCCGCCCGGCACTCTTGGCCTGGAGCTGTGGTACGAGGACTTCGGTGATTCCACCAATGGCTTTGTCATCGAACCCGCCTACACTTTCAACAACGGTCTGGAACTGACCGGTGTCATCGAGTCCTTTTCCTTTGGTGACGGCCGGGAAGAGACCTATGGTGTCGAATTGAAATCCCTGTGGCGGGACTTTGAGGCCGGCGATGATTTCGGCATTGGCTGGGTGGTCGGTACCCGTAATGATGACGCCGGTTCTCTCGATGAGATTTTTGCCTATATCCCGGTGACTTTTCCGCTGACGGACGGCAACTGGCTGCTGCACCTGAATGCCGGTTGGATGCAGGATCGAAGCGGCGCTGACAATAAGGATGGTTTTTTCTATGGCGTGGGATCCCAGTATGCGATCACACCTCGAATGGAGTTGATCGGAGAAGTGTTCACCGGCACCGGGGAAGATCTGCTGGCCCAGGCCGGGGTACGTTTTTCCTTGGGTGATGGCCCTGGGCTGATGGACATCAGCTACGCTCGTAATCTGGATAACAGCGATGATGATTGGTTTACCATTGGCTTTGCCTGGGAATTCTGAGCTGAACCTATAACAATGACCCCGGGAAGCGACCAAACCGCTTCCCTCCCGTAAGCGGGAGACGACGAAATGGAAGGAAATAAAGATCTCTTGATTGAAGTGCGCGAGCTGCTCGAGCAGGAGAAGTGGGCAGAGGTCAAGCACCTGCTTGAAGATCAGCACATTCAAGATATCAGTCATGTGCTCAGTGATCTGGACGATGATCTCCAGCATCGTGTCTTCAAGGTGCTGGATCGTCCCTTGTGGGCTGAAGTATTTGCCTATCTCGACCATCGCTTGCAGATCATCCTGCTCGACCGGCTGAGCCAGGAGGAAGGACGCTACATTCTGCAGAACATGGCGGCGGACGACCGTACCGCCTTCCTGGAACGCCTGCCCGAGGAGGAGATGCGTAATCTCCTTCGTTTATTGCCACCGAGGGATGTGAAACAGGCGCTGCGCCTGCTGGGCTACCCGGAAGAGTCCGTTGGCCGCCTGATGACCCCACACTTCGTGGCAGTTCGGCCCGAGTGGAGTATTGCGCAGGCAATGGCGCATATCCGCGAGCAGAGTGAGGAGGGCGAGACGGTCAACGTCATCTATGTCACGGA comes from Natronospira bacteriovora and encodes:
- a CDS encoding class I SAM-dependent rRNA methyltransferase; amino-acid sequence: MGHAELRLKKNEDRRLRAGHAWIFSNEIDSEACRLTDFEPGQLVNVLAQGGKPMGTAYVNPHSLIGGRMISRQTDVELDKSLIKHRLNIAHGLRKKLYGEGACRLVFGEADGLPGLVVERFGDVYAVQASTAGMDVRRDEVYQAIEELYQPSAIVSRNDNPVRKLENLPVESPETVFGALDGLVEIEEAGLRFSLDPLGGQKTGWFFDQRPLRERLPAYVDKGARVLDLYSYLGAWGLRAAHAGADEVLCVDSSEAAIAGIQRNAELNGLSVNTLEGDVMAVLKELRQNGEKFDVIVCDPPALIKRRKDIKQGKKAYRQLNQAALQVLAKDGILVSASCSAHMPRDELIRTVQASARHVDRAAQLLEIGGQGPDHPIHPAIPETAYLKTAFFRVLPSW
- a CDS encoding trypsin-like peptidase domain-containing protein, with amino-acid sequence MQADIRSSSSVFLVLALVTGLLPATAAADWAQTLERISSGVVQIRVDAPRPFDTEWENSTEATGFVVDAERGIILTNRHVVYPGPVVAEAVFQNSEEVDLVPLYRDPVHDFGFFQYDPGKLRHIEPVSIPLVPDAARVGEEIRVVGNDAGERLSILSGTLARLDREAPNYGRGRYNDFNTFYFQAASGTSGGSSGSPVIDREGRAIALNAGGRIDASSSYFLPLDRAIRVLEKLRNGENVTRGTLQTTFVRQSFDELRRLGLDEAMESAVRMNFPDQTGMLVVDQVVPEGPAHERLRPGDILLRIDGRLVTRFVPLAEILDERVGETLALDIRRGEEEIRVELTVGDLKAITPTRYAEVGGAVVNPLSYQQARHFNRAPGGVYVASPGFMFGRAGVPRGSIIRSVGGQRVDTLDDFRAAFEAQPDGARVPVRYTRLDEPRREVLATMNVDRTWFPARLCSLDSATGQWPCEDFAEPPENRAFQAGTVRFGDYGDARAQRLSRSLVWVEFDMPFRVEGMDGVGFTGTGVVVDAREGLVLVDRAAVPSRMGDLRLTFASSLEVPGEVVFLHPLNNLALIQYDPALLVGSDVRSATFNPRRPQPGDELWVVGHRPDQSLVARRTEAGSIEPLRLSLSSSFRFRDVNIDTLSVANPPSDVGGVLADRHGRVLALWANYGKQGARGEAFKGIPADVIQHSLAHGRNGEGLRSLEVEFLLMPMSSARKLGLPDNWASRLAELEERPRGVLSVERIVAGAPAEDRLESGDLLLAVDGRAVNDFHALNQASQAEIVPLTVLRDGEVLELEVPTVHLDGRGIERIVQWAGATLHEPHRAMAAQRGIPRRGVFVSNFSYGSPASRHGLNPGRRIIEVDGKTVTDLDEFLAAVADREHRSPVRLRLEDWDGSTSVTTLKLDKYFWPTSEINRDDGRWRRIQH
- the thyA gene encoding thymidylate synthase codes for the protein MKAYLDLMRHVREHGQRKEDRTGTGTLSVFGHQMRFNLADGFPAVTTKKLHFRSIIHELLWFLSGDTNIRYLQENNVRIWNEWADEQGDLGPVYGYQWRSWPTADGQSIDQISQVMEQLRRTPDSRRMIVSAWNVGQLDQMALAPCHAFFQFYVADGRLSCQLYQRSADIFLGLPFNIASYSILVHMMAQQLDLDVGDFIWTGGDCHLYLNHLEQADEQLSRQPRPLPSLHIARRPDSLFDYRFEDFEIRDYDPHPHIKAPVAV
- the lgt gene encoding prolipoprotein diacylglyceryl transferase — translated: MHYPDIDPVAIELGPMAIHWYGLMYVFGVVGAWWLLSRRLRRPDVGWTSNDLADLIFYGVLGIIIGGRLGYILFYNLGAYIDDPSLILRIWQGGMSFHGGLLGVLVACWLYGRRYQRQFFDITDFIAPVVPIGLGLGRIGNFINSELWGKPTDGPFGMIVHGVARHPSQLYQAALEGLVLFVVLFWLSSRPQPRMLISGLFALLYGVFRFLVEFVRMPDEHIGYLAWDWLTMGQVLSLPLILVGIALIYFSQRQRVYPPSKADRNIESES